In Herpetosiphon gulosus, the following are encoded in one genomic region:
- a CDS encoding alpha-hydroxy acid oxidase: MSKPINLHEYEQQAMTLLDGPTCDYYAGGCEDEVTLRANLLSFEQVRLRPRFLVDVREVSTATTLLGKPLNSPILVAPSAYHGLAHAEGECETARGVAQAGSIFTVSTLATRSLEEVAAAAECPLWFQLYVYRDRSVSERLIARAEAAGYQALMLTIDRPWLGRRERELRSGFGVPAHLSMANFRDVPAAQNYRRAGPNALPDPKADMFDAGLTWESIAWLRSVTSLPIIVKGILTAEDALLAAEAGAAAIVVSNHGGRQIDGTVTTLEALPEVVAALAQSTCEIYIDGGIRRGSDALKALALGAQAIMLGRPVLWGLAVAGSSGVADVLTTMQRELQRSMALCGRPNLASIDRSLVRPSGMVF, translated from the coding sequence ATGAGCAAGCCGATTAATCTCCACGAGTATGAGCAACAGGCAATGACGCTGTTGGATGGCCCAACCTGTGATTATTATGCAGGTGGCTGCGAGGATGAAGTGACCTTGCGGGCGAATCTGCTTTCGTTTGAGCAGGTGCGTTTGCGACCACGCTTTTTGGTTGATGTGCGTGAAGTTTCAACCGCGACAACCTTGCTAGGCAAGCCACTTAACTCGCCAATTTTGGTTGCACCATCGGCCTACCATGGGTTGGCGCATGCTGAGGGCGAATGTGAAACCGCCCGCGGTGTGGCTCAAGCTGGCTCAATTTTTACTGTCAGCACCCTCGCCACCCGCTCGTTGGAAGAAGTTGCGGCAGCTGCTGAATGCCCACTCTGGTTTCAATTGTATGTCTATCGTGATCGCAGTGTGTCGGAGCGATTAATCGCCCGAGCCGAGGCGGCTGGTTATCAAGCCTTGATGTTGACGATCGATCGCCCGTGGCTTGGGCGGCGCGAACGTGAGTTGCGCAGTGGTTTTGGCGTGCCCGCCCATTTGAGTATGGCTAATTTTCGCGATGTACCAGCCGCCCAAAATTATCGTCGTGCTGGCCCGAATGCCTTGCCCGATCCCAAAGCCGATATGTTTGATGCTGGATTAACCTGGGAATCGATCGCTTGGTTGCGCTCAGTGACCAGTTTGCCCATCATCGTCAAAGGTATTTTGACCGCTGAGGATGCGCTGTTGGCGGCTGAGGCAGGTGCGGCGGCAATCGTGGTTTCAAATCATGGTGGCCGCCAAATTGATGGTACGGTTACCACGCTCGAAGCGTTGCCCGAAGTGGTCGCAGCCTTGGCCCAAAGTACGTGCGAAATTTATATCGATGGCGGGATTCGGCGCGGCAGCGATGCACTTAAAGCCTTGGCCTTAGGAGCGCAGGCAATTATGCTTGGGCGACCAGTCTTATGGGGCTTGGCAGTGGCGGGTAGCTCTGGAGTTGCCGATGTGCTGACGACCATGCAGCGCGAATTGCAACGCTCGATGGCACTGTGTGGCCGCCCCAATTTAGCCAGCATTGATCGCAGCTTAGTGCGACCGAGCGGCATGGTTTTTTAA
- a CDS encoding PspA/IM30 family protein produces MWKRIKDLIRAWLHALFDRAENPVTMADEYIRQLEAQYGEAKRATAMAMGQATRMEQKRDENRKQAEDWERKAVNALERGDEELARSALERKRHFSAAASEYATQSETQNAQVKDFRNSISRLELQINEARAKRDLIKAKTSRADSQEAATRALQNMQGSGELGDRLGTMEERIDDRLYKAEAMAKLEGDSLENKFRNLEQETSLESELAALKAKVNQS; encoded by the coding sequence ATGTGGAAACGAATCAAAGACCTTATCCGCGCTTGGTTGCACGCCTTGTTTGATCGTGCCGAAAACCCCGTAACCATGGCCGATGAGTATATTCGTCAGCTTGAGGCTCAATATGGCGAGGCCAAACGAGCCACGGCTATGGCGATGGGGCAGGCCACGCGCATGGAACAAAAGCGCGACGAAAACCGTAAGCAAGCCGAGGATTGGGAACGCAAAGCAGTCAATGCGCTTGAACGTGGCGACGAAGAATTGGCTCGCTCAGCCTTGGAACGCAAGCGCCACTTCAGCGCCGCCGCCAGCGAATATGCGACCCAATCGGAAACCCAAAATGCCCAAGTCAAAGATTTCCGGAATTCGATCAGCCGTTTGGAACTACAAATTAATGAAGCTCGCGCCAAACGCGATTTGATCAAAGCCAAAACCAGCCGCGCCGATTCACAAGAGGCTGCCACTCGCGCCCTGCAAAATATGCAAGGTAGTGGCGAATTGGGCGATCGCTTAGGAACAATGGAAGAACGAATTGACGATCGCTTGTATAAAGCTGAAGCCATGGCCAAATTAGAAGGCGATTCACTCGAAAATAAATTCCGCAATTTGGAGCAAGAAACCTCGCTCGAATCGGAATTGGCGGCACTCAAAGCCAAAGTCAATCAAAGCTGA
- a CDS encoding multidrug resistance efflux transporter family protein yields the protein MRGLLLGLLASLFFASTFVLNRLMELAGGHWLWSASLRYLFMLVPLLAIVAWRGKLGLVLHELGQQPWQWLCWSTIGFGLFYAPLCFAAKYAPAWLVASTWQITIIAGALVAPLLQAKAAPNQPAWHWRSLAISGLILLGVAVIQLQHAAAIGWREVLLGFVPVVIAAFAYPLGNRAMMQLCGQRLATFERVLGMTIASLPFWLILAGLAATTVGWPSTSQLFQSLLVALLAGVIATVLFFKATDLAQHHQGQLAAVEATQAGEVVFALVGEIVILHSPAPTALTLAGLGVIILGMMLHSWFSH from the coding sequence ATGCGTGGATTGTTGTTGGGCTTATTGGCCTCGCTCTTTTTTGCTTCGACCTTTGTGCTCAATCGCTTGATGGAGTTGGCGGGCGGCCATTGGCTGTGGAGCGCCAGCCTGCGCTATTTGTTTATGCTGGTTCCGTTACTGGCGATTGTGGCATGGCGCGGTAAACTCGGTTTGGTGTTGCACGAGCTAGGGCAACAGCCTTGGCAATGGCTATGCTGGAGCACAATTGGTTTTGGCTTATTTTACGCACCGCTCTGTTTTGCTGCCAAATATGCTCCGGCTTGGCTGGTTGCTAGCACATGGCAGATCACAATTATTGCTGGAGCCTTGGTTGCACCGTTGTTGCAAGCCAAAGCTGCACCCAACCAACCTGCTTGGCATTGGCGCAGTTTGGCAATTTCGGGCCTGATTTTGTTGGGTGTGGCGGTGATTCAATTGCAACATGCAGCGGCGATTGGCTGGCGCGAGGTGCTTTTGGGCTTTGTGCCAGTTGTAATAGCCGCGTTTGCCTATCCGCTGGGCAATCGCGCCATGATGCAACTATGTGGGCAGCGCTTAGCAACATTTGAGCGAGTGCTCGGCATGACGATTGCCAGCCTGCCGTTTTGGCTGATTTTAGCAGGCCTGGCGGCAACCACGGTTGGTTGGCCGAGCACAAGCCAACTGTTTCAATCATTGTTGGTTGCGCTGTTGGCGGGCGTAATTGCAACTGTGCTATTTTTCAAAGCGACTGATTTAGCTCAGCACCATCAAGGCCAATTGGCAGCAGTTGAGGCAACCCAAGCAGGCGAAGTCGTCTTTGCCTTGGTTGGCGAGATTGTAATTTTGCATAGCCCTGCGCCAACAGCACTGACCTTGGCAGGTCTTGGGGTGATCATTTTAGGCATGATGTTGCACAGTTGGTTCAGCCACTAA
- a CDS encoding mannose-1-phosphate guanyltransferase, protein MKAVLMAGGEGSRLRPLTISRPKPMVPLVDRPVMGHIIELLKRHGITDIIITVQYLANIIQDFYGDGSAFDVDISYSVEEVPLGTAGAVKYASRLIDDDSEPILVISGDALTDFDLTALIEAHKRSNAKATITLTRVPNPLEYGVVITDDTGRIRQFLEKPSWGEVFSDTVNTGIYVIDPCVLDDIPLGEPFDFSKDLFPALLRRGELLYGYIAEGYWTDVGNIEAYMRACSDYLMGMVNLPRLGHDRGDNVWIEGEVEIAPDAQIHGPVFFGHGVKIKGGAMVFGPSVIRDYTIIDSRATIDRSIMWRNSYVGERAELRGAIVCKQCNIKSRSLLFEGVVVADSTIINAGAVIQPNVKIWPSKEVEEGATVSASIIWGAQGRRVLFGRYGITGLVNIDLTPEFCAKLGAAYGAILPKDTTVTMNRDAHYTPRMLKRGLIAGIPSAGINVLDLHSVPIPTARYLTYALNAAGGMHVRLSPFDNRVVDIKFFDHRGLDLGSDMERKIENTYFREDYRRVYLDEIGRITENSDYNSVYIDKFMESLDPHILPELEDPWSIVIDYASSNAAQILGILLRRLNVDLVELNAQIDEDRLFQTADQFNAGMQRLTAIVPVMNADIGVRLDSGGERIYVVDDTGHRLTDIELLAAVTALTMEANKGGTVAVPVTAPRLFDKLAERYGGRIQRTKTALGALMQQAAKCTDLCVLGDGAGSLIFPSFFPVADGLFAIVKLMELLARAKIPLSEIRRSLPRSAMANHKVPCRWESKGKVMRILNEQYAERAQDNIDGIKIDLGPEWVLILPDPDGPFIHVIAEGVNDDQARVLTEKYAGLVMGLQ, encoded by the coding sequence ATGAAAGCAGTTTTAATGGCTGGGGGTGAAGGCTCTCGGCTCCGACCACTCACCATCAGTCGGCCCAAACCCATGGTTCCGCTGGTCGATCGACCAGTCATGGGCCATATTATTGAACTTTTGAAACGTCACGGCATCACCGATATTATCATTACGGTGCAATATCTCGCCAATATTATTCAAGATTTTTATGGCGATGGCTCGGCGTTTGATGTTGATATTTCCTATTCGGTCGAGGAAGTGCCACTTGGCACAGCTGGCGCAGTTAAATATGCTTCACGTTTAATCGACGATGATAGTGAACCAATTCTGGTCATTTCGGGCGATGCATTAACCGATTTTGATTTAACCGCCTTGATCGAAGCCCATAAACGCTCGAATGCTAAAGCCACGATTACCCTCACCCGTGTGCCCAACCCACTCGAATATGGCGTGGTAATCACCGATGATACTGGCCGAATTCGCCAATTTCTTGAAAAACCCAGTTGGGGCGAGGTTTTTTCCGATACCGTCAATACTGGAATTTATGTAATCGATCCCTGTGTGCTTGATGATATTCCGCTGGGTGAGCCGTTTGATTTCTCCAAGGATTTGTTTCCGGCCTTGTTGCGTCGCGGCGAATTGCTTTATGGCTATATTGCCGAGGGCTATTGGACTGATGTGGGCAACATCGAAGCCTATATGCGAGCTTGCTCGGATTATTTGATGGGCATGGTCAATTTGCCGCGCCTCGGCCATGATCGTGGCGATAATGTCTGGATCGAAGGCGAAGTTGAGATTGCTCCCGATGCCCAAATTCATGGGCCAGTCTTTTTTGGCCATGGGGTCAAGATCAAAGGTGGGGCGATGGTATTTGGGCCATCGGTCATCCGCGATTATACCATTATTGATTCGCGGGCGACGATTGATCGTTCGATCATGTGGCGCAACTCGTATGTTGGCGAACGCGCCGAATTACGCGGGGCGATTGTTTGTAAGCAGTGTAATATTAAAAGTCGCTCGTTGCTGTTCGAGGGCGTGGTGGTCGCCGATAGCACAATCATCAATGCTGGCGCGGTGATTCAACCCAACGTTAAAATTTGGCCCTCGAAAGAAGTTGAAGAAGGCGCGACCGTTAGTGCTTCGATTATTTGGGGTGCGCAAGGGCGGCGGGTGCTGTTTGGGCGCTACGGCATTACTGGTTTGGTCAATATCGACCTTACGCCAGAATTTTGTGCCAAACTTGGGGCGGCCTATGGAGCAATTTTGCCCAAAGATACCACCGTTACCATGAATCGCGATGCTCACTACACCCCGCGCATGCTCAAACGTGGCTTGATTGCCGGTATTCCATCGGCGGGGATTAACGTGTTGGATTTGCATTCGGTGCCAATTCCAACTGCTCGCTATTTGACCTATGCGCTGAATGCTGCTGGTGGCATGCATGTGCGGCTTTCGCCGTTCGATAATCGAGTGGTAGATATTAAATTCTTTGATCATCGTGGGCTTGATCTGGGCAGCGATATGGAGCGCAAGATCGAGAACACCTATTTTCGCGAAGATTATCGCCGCGTTTATCTCGATGAAATTGGTCGGATCACTGAAAACAGCGATTACAACTCGGTCTATATCGATAAATTTATGGAATCGCTTGATCCACATATTTTGCCCGAGTTGGAAGACCCTTGGAGTATCGTGATCGATTATGCTTCATCGAATGCAGCTCAAATTTTGGGCATTTTGCTGCGGCGCTTGAATGTTGATTTAGTTGAACTCAACGCCCAAATCGATGAAGATCGCCTGTTCCAAACCGCCGATCAATTTAATGCTGGCATGCAACGGCTCACCGCGATTGTGCCCGTGATGAATGCAGATATTGGGGTGCGGCTTGATTCGGGTGGCGAACGGATTTACGTTGTCGATGATACTGGCCATCGATTAACCGATATTGAATTGTTGGCGGCAGTCACCGCCTTGACCATGGAGGCCAACAAAGGTGGAACCGTGGCCGTGCCAGTCACCGCGCCACGCTTATTCGATAAATTGGCCGAGCGCTATGGCGGTCGCATCCAACGCACCAAAACTGCCTTGGGAGCACTCATGCAACAAGCCGCCAAATGCACCGATTTATGTGTTTTGGGCGATGGGGCTGGCAGCCTGATTTTCCCTTCGTTCTTTCCAGTGGCCGATGGCCTATTTGCGATTGTTAAATTGATGGAATTGCTGGCTCGCGCCAAAATTCCACTCTCGGAAATTCGCCGATCATTGCCACGCTCAGCCATGGCCAACCACAAAGTGCCATGTCGCTGGGAATCCAAGGGCAAAGTTATGCGGATTCTCAACGAACAATATGCCGAGCGTGCCCAAGACAACATCGATGGAATTAAGATCGATCTTGGCCCAGAGTGGGTGCTGATTCTACCTGATCCCGATGGCCCGTTTATTCATGTGATTGCTGAGGGGGTCAACGATGA
- a CDS encoding BTAD domain-containing putative transcriptional regulator: MSLYPTYVERPRLLTLTQHEPRVVLIIGLPSSGKSTVLEALKHSINAPSALIQLESANDPPLLLQAICQQLGLASEHPHEQLLSLRQPTWILIDDLDRILDAWGTFLPEHAWLVALLKNPALHIVATSLHIPNLPMIQQWIIRRHLVVIGMQELAFTNAELIALAQKRQLSLSPAQADQLIELTDGWVAPCIFALNRSGVLNQSALEWVMQDVMASLPEPLQHSLEAWLWIAPDSLELLQTLLPKHDLHRLLMSWEYAGLIVEANLRLQRLPEVGLRKRSHPQAAYLTEFFAQAGDWYLTEQRLLQFVHKMQRLQRWDVINHCLTQQIDVINNERFFGELVKALNDVPVQQLAPKVGWLLVRSYHLGLRNAEKALLLVNQLLGIHQQPDQQRMFLLLKADMLRAQGAIGEADSLIQPYLNDPDLSPADQARILRTHAIYLASLGQDDAAIAHFERAHKHMEHSGVNRLLGLILGDYANAAARAGRYSLADRLLRQATSLWEEMASPSGLSQTLNLRALVALHQGQMSDAARYAQQAYDNARISDIRAANGALVTLGDVALADRDWTSAIGRYRLAREQLRASNVVDYHIISYALALESQATRHSSLEQLQRLLIEIDTTTAQNPLDQAWLAVARSAANLTLKIDGTIPLLQRALAGLDNQGSLAKGLLYLLLSEAFWQRHELGEAQRAWQALDQLIVDGRSGLPVLLSALTVHLPDLVNEAYTQWNSPFAARVLRHNLPPMPQASKLIVRLMGQMRLEMDGKQVRIPRQGMLLIALLLLNPSGMTADELREKIWGFDSSNDGWRKMLQRTRKELPDCVVYDGSLYRLRFPHPEIDADIIAIKQTSLLGSEATLERLQVAAEYASQGFLVGSNAPWIEHERKALARRGAEIWISIGNQWYDVQRFDQAQKAFEHAMKLDILNERAVVLAMNLEINQGRRTEALAIYDRYREALLEEQGLDPSGELQALQKHVLD; encoded by the coding sequence ATGAGTCTTTATCCGACCTATGTTGAACGCCCACGTTTACTCACTTTGACCCAACATGAGCCACGGGTAGTCTTAATCATTGGGTTGCCCAGCAGCGGTAAATCCACAGTATTAGAGGCACTTAAGCACTCCATCAACGCCCCGTCTGCCTTGATTCAGCTTGAGTCAGCCAATGATCCACCGTTGCTACTTCAGGCAATTTGCCAGCAGCTTGGCTTGGCTAGCGAACATCCACACGAGCAGCTTTTGAGTTTGCGCCAACCAACCTGGATTTTGATCGACGATCTTGATCGGATCTTGGATGCTTGGGGCACATTTTTGCCTGAACATGCTTGGCTGGTAGCATTATTGAAAAATCCAGCGCTGCATATCGTTGCCACCTCGCTGCACATCCCCAACTTGCCCATGATTCAACAATGGATTATTCGACGACACTTAGTGGTAATTGGCATGCAGGAGCTAGCCTTCACCAACGCCGAATTAATCGCCTTGGCCCAAAAACGCCAACTGAGCCTCAGCCCAGCCCAAGCTGATCAGCTGATCGAATTGACTGACGGTTGGGTTGCGCCCTGTATTTTTGCGCTCAATCGCTCGGGCGTACTCAATCAATCAGCGCTTGAGTGGGTCATGCAAGACGTGATGGCAAGTTTGCCTGAACCCTTGCAGCATAGCTTAGAAGCTTGGCTATGGATCGCCCCCGATTCACTTGAATTGCTCCAAACGCTGTTGCCGAAGCACGATTTGCACCGTTTGTTAATGAGTTGGGAATATGCAGGCTTGATCGTTGAAGCAAATTTACGCTTACAACGCTTGCCTGAAGTTGGTTTGCGTAAGCGTTCGCATCCTCAGGCGGCCTATTTGACTGAATTTTTTGCCCAAGCTGGCGATTGGTATCTGACTGAGCAACGCCTGCTCCAGTTTGTGCACAAGATGCAACGCTTACAACGCTGGGATGTGATCAATCATTGTTTGACTCAACAGATTGATGTAATTAACAATGAACGGTTTTTTGGTGAGCTTGTCAAAGCCCTAAATGATGTGCCAGTGCAGCAACTTGCGCCTAAAGTTGGCTGGCTGTTGGTGCGCAGCTATCACCTTGGCTTACGCAATGCCGAAAAAGCCTTGCTCTTAGTTAATCAGCTGCTTGGGATTCATCAACAGCCTGATCAGCAACGGATGTTTCTATTACTTAAAGCCGATATGCTGCGGGCGCAAGGGGCAATTGGCGAGGCCGATAGCTTGATTCAGCCCTACTTGAATGACCCCGATCTATCGCCAGCCGATCAAGCCCGAATTTTGCGGACACATGCGATTTATTTGGCATCCTTAGGCCAAGATGATGCGGCGATTGCCCATTTTGAGCGTGCCCACAAACATATGGAGCATTCAGGGGTTAATCGCTTGCTTGGCCTGATTTTGGGCGATTATGCCAATGCGGCGGCGCGAGCCGGACGTTATTCCTTGGCTGATCGGCTTTTGCGTCAAGCAACCTCGCTCTGGGAAGAAATGGCATCGCCCTCGGGGTTATCGCAAACCTTAAATTTACGAGCGCTGGTGGCACTGCACCAAGGCCAAATGAGCGATGCAGCTCGCTATGCCCAACAAGCCTACGATAATGCCAGAATTTCCGATATTCGGGCGGCCAATGGAGCTTTGGTGACGCTTGGTGATGTGGCTTTGGCTGATCGCGATTGGACAAGTGCAATTGGCCGTTATCGCTTGGCGCGTGAGCAATTACGGGCGAGCAATGTTGTCGATTATCACATTATTAGCTATGCCTTAGCCTTAGAATCGCAGGCCACACGCCATAGTTCACTTGAGCAACTTCAACGCCTATTGATTGAGATTGACACCACCACTGCTCAAAACCCACTCGATCAGGCTTGGTTGGCGGTGGCGCGTAGTGCTGCCAATTTAACGCTTAAAATTGATGGCACGATTCCGCTACTACAACGGGCATTGGCTGGTTTGGATAACCAAGGATCATTAGCCAAAGGCTTGCTTTACCTGTTATTAAGCGAAGCTTTTTGGCAACGCCATGAGCTTGGTGAAGCTCAACGCGCTTGGCAAGCGCTTGATCAATTAATTGTTGATGGCCGAAGTGGCTTGCCAGTGCTGTTATCGGCGCTGACCGTGCACTTGCCTGATTTGGTCAACGAGGCCTATACCCAATGGAATTCGCCATTTGCGGCGCGGGTGCTGCGCCATAACCTGCCGCCAATGCCCCAAGCATCAAAATTGATTGTGCGTTTGATGGGCCAAATGCGGCTTGAAATGGATGGTAAACAGGTACGAATTCCGCGCCAAGGTATGTTGTTAATCGCCTTGTTGTTGTTGAACCCAAGCGGCATGACTGCCGATGAATTGCGTGAAAAAATTTGGGGCTTTGATAGCAGCAATGATGGTTGGCGCAAAATGCTGCAACGGACTCGCAAAGAATTGCCTGATTGTGTTGTGTATGATGGTTCGCTGTATCGTTTGCGCTTCCCGCACCCGGAGATCGATGCCGATATTATAGCGATCAAACAGACCTCGTTGCTTGGTTCTGAAGCTACCTTAGAGCGCTTACAAGTTGCCGCTGAGTATGCAAGCCAAGGATTTTTAGTCGGCAGCAATGCACCATGGATTGAGCATGAACGCAAAGCGTTGGCGCGACGTGGAGCCGAAATTTGGATCTCAATCGGCAATCAATGGTATGACGTACAGCGATTTGACCAAGCCCAAAAAGCCTTTGAGCATGCTATGAAACTTGATATTTTGAATGAACGGGCAGTGGTTTTAGCAATGAACTTGGAAATTAATCAAGGCCGCCGAACTGAAGCCTTGGCAATTTATGATCGCTATCGCGAGGCTTTACTCGAAGAGCAGGGTCTTGATCCTTCAGGTGAACTCCAAGCATTGCAAAAACATGTGTTAGATTAA
- a CDS encoding VOC family protein: MQLVALDHIQLAMPAGQEAQARWFYSTILGLNEVAKPIQLQARGGCWFRSATIELHLGVEADFRPARKAHPAFRVADLGQARAELISAGIAIVEDDSLPHVRRFYAADPFGNRIEFVQVGDVY; this comes from the coding sequence ATGCAACTTGTCGCACTTGATCACATTCAGTTGGCAATGCCTGCGGGCCAAGAGGCCCAAGCGCGGTGGTTTTACAGCACAATTCTTGGCCTCAACGAAGTTGCCAAGCCTATTCAATTGCAAGCTCGCGGCGGTTGTTGGTTTCGCAGTGCCACAATCGAGCTCCACCTTGGTGTAGAAGCCGATTTTCGGCCTGCTCGCAAAGCCCACCCTGCTTTTCGCGTCGCTGATCTTGGGCAGGCACGGGCTGAATTAATCAGCGCGGGTATTGCGATTGTTGAAGATGACAGCCTACCGCATGTGCGCCGTTTTTACGCCGCCGATCCCTTTGGCAATCGGATCGAGTTTGTGCAAGTTGGCGATGTGTATTAA
- a CDS encoding energy-coupling factor transporter ATPase: MIDFQQVSYYYPQATAPALDRCTLQIAEGEFVLVCGASGSGKSSLLRAINGLIPHFHGGTWQGQLKVCGRDTRRNSPRDLAELVGFVFQDPDAQFVVEIVEDELAFAMENAGLPQAIMRRRIEEALDQLEIAHLRHRSLTSLSGGERQRVAIAAALTVQPQILVLDEPTSQLDPHTAEEVLTALQKLNADLGLTIVLSEHRLERVVQYVDRIVWMHAGKIGLADAPQLVLAQMPFAPPLVEVARHFNWQPLPLTIKQGRAAARQQPITSQAQPMPVATLGAELLRSEALDASYADQPALHGVNVRLHAGEIVAIMGRNGSGKTTLLRHLVGLQQPIRGRVLLQQQPIANRPVEQLAQQIGFVPQNPSDILFHPSLDQELAWTLTNHGQAADPGQIEQTLQRLNLLHLRERHPRDLSGGEAQRAAFAAIVVARPQILLLDEPTRGLDYAAKQQLANFLQSLASEQHGIIVVTHDVEFVALCAQRVVLLGEGEVVVEGTPQVVLGDSLLFSTQVGKLFPKFGWLSVADVLTGTQQ, from the coding sequence GTGATTGATTTTCAACAGGTTAGCTATTACTATCCCCAAGCCACTGCCCCAGCGCTCGATCGCTGTACTTTGCAGATTGCCGAAGGCGAGTTTGTATTGGTTTGTGGCGCTTCGGGCAGCGGCAAATCAAGCCTCCTCCGCGCAATCAACGGCTTAATACCCCATTTTCATGGTGGCACATGGCAAGGTCAATTAAAAGTATGTGGCCGTGATACCCGCCGCAATTCACCGCGTGATTTGGCTGAATTGGTCGGTTTTGTGTTTCAAGACCCCGATGCTCAGTTTGTGGTCGAGATTGTCGAGGATGAACTGGCTTTTGCCATGGAAAACGCTGGCTTGCCTCAAGCGATTATGCGCCGCCGAATTGAAGAAGCGCTCGATCAGCTTGAAATTGCTCATTTACGCCATCGTTCATTGACAAGCCTGTCGGGCGGCGAACGCCAGCGCGTAGCGATTGCCGCCGCATTAACCGTTCAGCCGCAAATTTTGGTGCTCGATGAACCAACCTCGCAGCTCGATCCCCACACTGCCGAAGAAGTCCTGACCGCGTTGCAAAAGCTCAACGCCGATTTAGGCTTGACGATTGTGCTCTCGGAGCATCGTTTAGAGCGTGTGGTGCAATATGTCGATCGAATTGTCTGGATGCATGCTGGCAAAATTGGCTTAGCTGATGCACCACAGCTGGTTTTGGCACAGATGCCATTTGCCCCGCCATTGGTCGAAGTTGCCCGCCATTTTAATTGGCAGCCCTTGCCGCTGACTATCAAGCAAGGTCGTGCCGCCGCGCGTCAACAGCCAATTACGTCCCAAGCCCAACCAATGCCTGTTGCCACGTTGGGTGCAGAACTCTTGCGCTCCGAAGCATTAGATGCCAGTTATGCCGATCAACCAGCGTTGCACGGTGTAAATGTGCGTTTGCATGCTGGCGAAATTGTGGCAATTATGGGGCGCAATGGCTCAGGCAAAACCACCTTATTGCGCCATTTGGTGGGCCTACAACAACCAATTCGTGGGCGGGTGCTGCTGCAACAACAACCCATCGCCAATCGCCCGGTTGAGCAATTGGCTCAGCAGATTGGCTTCGTGCCACAAAACCCCAGCGATATTCTGTTTCACCCCAGTTTGGATCAAGAGCTTGCGTGGACGCTTACCAACCATGGTCAAGCGGCTGATCCAGGGCAGATTGAACAGACCTTGCAACGTTTGAATTTGCTACACCTACGTGAACGTCATCCGCGTGATCTTTCGGGTGGTGAGGCTCAACGGGCCGCCTTCGCCGCGATTGTGGTGGCTCGCCCGCAAATTCTCTTGCTCGATGAACCAACTCGTGGCTTAGATTACGCAGCCAAACAGCAATTAGCCAATTTTCTGCAAAGCTTAGCCAGTGAACAACATGGGATCATCGTAGTAACTCATGATGTGGAATTTGTGGCGTTGTGTGCTCAACGGGTGGTGCTGTTAGGCGAAGGCGAGGTGGTAGTCGAAGGCACGCCCCAAGTGGTTTTGGGCGATTCACTACTGTTTTCGACCCAAGTTGGCAAGCTGTTTCCCAAATTTGGCTGGTTGAGCGTGGCTGATGTGCTGACTGGCACGCAACAATAA